The region aatcttgcaGTAAAAGAAATATGAGAATCCTTAGGAGTAATAATGATTTCCCCAATTTATTTCCATAAgcattaacaactccatcaaacactaaaccccaaCGAGATCCAGGCTTTGGCCCTTCTCTTGGCAACAGTTCATTGCAATCTTTAGCTTTCAAGTACATAACAAAAAGAGCTTGAAACAATGTTCCCTTAGCTTCATCGGTATCAATGTAAAAAAATGAGGAGATATGACTCACCAACATGGCCTGCTCGCCACCCATGAtcactaacttcccattcttcacaaacttcagcttctggtgtaaaGTTGATGTAACTGCCCCAGActcatgaatccatggacgtcctaagagacaactgtaggtgggatgaatatccatcacttgaaaagtgatctgaaATAAGCACATACCTATCTTTATCAAGAATTCAACCTCCCCAATTACAGTCTTCCTCAAACCATCGAAGGCCTTCACAACAACTCCATTGAATCTCATCGGAGCACCTTGGTAACCTTGTTTAGAGAGCATAAACTTAGGCAGAACATTCAAAAAGGACCCAGTATCTACCAGCATATTGGACATAACATCTTCTTGACaaattcatagagatatgtatGGACAAATTGTGATTCCTCCCCTGCTCGGGCAGTTCTTCATCAtgaagctcaaattgttacatgTGGTAATATTGGCCACGATGACATCAAATTGGTCGATCGTCACGTCATGATCCACACAGGCCTGCTCTAGAAACTTTTGTAAAGCTTCTCGGTGTGCCTCCAAACTCGTCAGTAGGGATAATAGAGATATCTTGGATGGAGTGTGCAATAACTGGTCTACTACATtgaaatcactcttcttgatcaatttcAGCACTTCTTCTTGATCAACATTCTGATTCACACTGCTAGATTAACCGACTTGTACAACAAGAGTTTTCTCTGAACTTCATTTCTCTATCACCATATCTTCAGGCCTCTTAGGAGTTGCAACAACAAATACCCGACCACTTCAGGTCACACCACTTACACCGACAATGTTCACAATGGATGGAAAATCAGGAATAGGCACCTCTTTACCATCTTCCACCATAGAATCATTATACTTGTAAGGTACAACTTTATCATACTCGAAAGGCATAGGACCTGCTAAATGAATAACAACCAGAGAAACGGCGGTCTTCCGACCATCATATGCAATCATAACCGATTCTAGGAGATCAAAACGAGGAATTATAACGATCACCTCATGCTCATCTTCATTTCTATCCTTCGTAACTTGAATAAGGTtctgatccagcatctcttgcAAGTCTCTCTTCACAACAACACATCCTCGAGGATCACTGGAACAAACTTGATAAGaagcatggtcatgctcatagtaGTTCAATTCACATAAAGTAGTGTGCATTTCAACCAATGATCTTCTAATTAGATTGACGTCAGGTATTTCCCAGGACATCCTTCGACCATATTCACAGTTGCATTGCCATGTTTGGGCAGTGGATTAGTATGTACATTTGGATTGGAATCTTCAAATGACAAGATACCACCTTGCATTAACCTTTTTACCTCAGCCTTCAAGGATaaacaattctcaatatcatggccaggtgCTCTTTGGTGGAATGAACAATGTTGGTTAGCTTTATACCACCATAGAAGCTCTTTCAGAGAAGCCAGTGGAGTTCTTATTTGCACCAAATTCTTCTGAATTAGAGGACATGAATCTGtataagtcattggaattgggTCAAATTATACAATCCTCTGGGCACAACTATGTTGATTCTATTGAGTTGTGCATTACTAGAAACACGGTTGATAACTCAGTGCTAGTTGAGCAACTAGAGCAGAGTTAATAACTAGAGTAACTGACACCACGTGCTGATGAGGTTGACTGTTCCTTGGAAGCCTTCTATGTCTCTCTTGAGATATAGCGTTTGCATCGTGTTCCTTCTTTCTGGGTAAACCATCCCCATACTTTCTGGAACCATCAAATGTACTACCTTCTTTCAACCGTCCTTCAaggacaccttcttctaacctcaaACCCATATTCACCATTTTAGTAAAGTCACTAGGCGCACTTGCTACCATCCAGTCATAATAAAACAGACTAAACGTCTTCAAAAACAactttttcatttctttttacCTCCAACAGAGGACTAACCTGTGCAAGAATCTCGTGCCACCTCTGCGtgtattccttgaaggtttcctttTCCTTGTAAGACATAGCATGAAGTTGATCCCTGTCTGGTGCCATGTCGACATTATATTTGTACTGGAAaacaaaagcctcacctaggtcattgaacTTTTGGATCTGAGTACTGTCTAGCCCCATATAGCATTTCAGAGTAGCcccagacaaactgtcttgaaagtagtggatcaaaAATTGATGATTGTCAATATGAGTCGATATCTTACAAGCGTACATCACCAGATGAATCATAGGACAGAAATTgcctttgtacttttcaaaatccAGAACTCTGAGCTTGTGCGAAATCTTCATATGAGGAACCAAACATaaatcatgagcattcttccCGAACATACCTTTCCCCCTTAAATCTTGAATCTCTTTATGCATAGCCTTAAATTGAACTTGGAACTCATCCATTCTTAAAGAAACACCAACGGTCTCGCTTTTGTCAACATGAAAAACAGGTTCTTCGACATAAGCAACAACATTAACCACAGGAGATGGTACTAACATCACAGGTTGAGCCAGTGGAATTTCAGGTTGGTTCccctcaggcacaaagttgggaGGCATGTCCCAAGGGAAGCCAATAGGTATGTAGTGTTGTGGAACACTGATGGGAGCCACTAAGACGGGCATAGAGACAATCTCATAAATCATGTCCCTCAAAGTTGTCACCTCTTCACGGAGTTCACGATTCTCTTTCTCTAGGAGGTCCATCTTTTTCAATTGATTAGCTtgagtattgtaccgatgagATAGCTTATCTGAATGACGATCAAGAAAGAAATAAGACCCCTGGAAAACTTTCTCAAAGCaagaccaagatgcaacatgatgcatgatatgtaAATTCAAAcgttatttttattattttacaAGGAACTTTAAGACATAAGTTGCAAACACGCAATGGGAATAACACATTTTGATGTactaaattttttattttattaattatataaAGGATTACAATCAGAAATACACTTTCATGATCATAAGTGTAAAGAAACTAGATCTATGGAATCATGTCTGATGACGACCCAACTCCAAGCTGACACTTCTTGCGAAgccttttgatctctctttcataGTTGCTTTTCATAGCATCCTTGTCTATCATGAGTTGGTCTATAATGCCTTTCCAAATGCCAGAAGTAGGAAGATGAGTAGATGATGAActgttagaggaaaataaatcctcttggcCTATAGACCTCTTCACAACATGTTGCTAAAGTAATTCTATTAAGTCGTCCTTTTCCTTTAGTTGCTTCTGCAATTCTACTTTctcaaggtgtgaggtgtgaaatttGTCTTCCCAATCATCCCTATCTTTCTTCATCCTATCCAAAGCCTCTTTCAACCcttgtcatggacatccaagataagagatacaaaacccaattggaagattcctaggagcttgattgattatttgcttgattgcttgagtcATTTGCCTATTGCTTGCTAAATCcaaggaaaggagcaacttggatcatctttatgatctcaagaagagAACTCCAAGTgtttttatttctcttccctcatctttgcatgtttaggatctaggccttctcttcttctctccactctaacccaagccaaacttttttgcaaacattaacattgttttcaaaattagaaacctaggcactatgcctttgatttttcaaactcttttcataacacttattttgaattgaatcttaagtcatctttgaccttattttgtgaatacttttcatttgtaaatacaactcactcaattgtttttgtggttccaatggccacttttgtctaagcttttcataaacattacctattaggtttga is a window of Lathyrus oleraceus cultivar Zhongwan6 chromosome 6, CAAS_Psat_ZW6_1.0, whole genome shotgun sequence DNA encoding:
- the LOC127096022 gene encoding uncharacterized protein LOC127096022; this translates as MDLLEKENRELREEVTTLRDMIYEIVSMPVLVAPISVPQHYIPIGFPWDMPPNFVPEGNQPEIPLAQPVMLVPSPVVNVVAYVEEPVFHVDKSETVGVSLRMDEFQVQFKAMHKEIQDLRGKGMFGKNAHDLCLVPHMKISHKLRVLDFEKYKGNFCPMIHLVMYACKISTHIDNHQFLIHYFQDSLSGATLKCYMGLDSTQIQKFNDLGEAFVFQYKYNVDMAPDRDQLHAMSYKEKETFKEYTQRWHEILAQVSPLLEVKRNEKVVFEDV